In Mycobacterium sp. 050128, one genomic interval encodes:
- a CDS encoding 3-oxoacyl-ACP synthase III family protein produces the protein MGNRTVSLIDVSTYLPGEPIPAEYYAQFAESDELRENVMFRAPKFRHHVAPDESSIDMIERAAQGLVERHGHDVVEGADVLITHTQVPDMAFYGQGGGIAHRLGLRPSWVLDLNNGGCAAFVLALNVARKLLASGEGHTALIAIAQNAAGQFFDQPTIRCKAQSAVPGDGAAVGLVTVGDESPILDVECRTFGEYAGEMTLSYDPPRKWWQAGPGEGSIGFTESKITKVLARGNRQVPEVAYAVCDRIGLSTKDIDLMVTNQPNRAFLRNWRDALELPPERHRDTFEECGNLFGAGIPINLDRAISDGQLKSGDVVLMAGFAHAGDFAGAAAVRWGGRA, from the coding sequence ATGGGTAACCGAACCGTCAGCCTGATCGACGTCTCCACCTATCTGCCCGGCGAGCCGATCCCCGCCGAGTACTACGCACAGTTCGCCGAATCCGACGAGCTCCGGGAGAACGTCATGTTCCGGGCTCCGAAGTTTCGCCATCACGTTGCGCCGGACGAGAGTTCGATCGACATGATCGAACGCGCGGCGCAGGGACTCGTCGAGCGGCACGGCCACGACGTCGTCGAAGGCGCCGACGTGCTGATCACCCACACTCAGGTGCCCGACATGGCGTTCTACGGGCAAGGCGGCGGCATTGCGCACCGGCTGGGCCTGCGACCGTCGTGGGTGCTCGACCTGAACAACGGTGGCTGTGCGGCATTTGTGTTGGCGCTCAACGTGGCCCGCAAACTGCTGGCATCCGGTGAAGGACACACCGCGCTGATCGCGATCGCGCAGAACGCGGCCGGGCAGTTCTTCGATCAGCCGACGATTCGCTGCAAGGCGCAGTCGGCCGTGCCCGGTGACGGGGCGGCGGTCGGACTCGTCACGGTGGGCGACGAGTCGCCGATCCTCGATGTCGAGTGCCGCACCTTCGGCGAATACGCGGGAGAGATGACGCTTTCCTACGACCCGCCGCGCAAGTGGTGGCAGGCCGGCCCCGGCGAGGGCAGCATCGGCTTCACCGAAAGCAAGATCACCAAGGTGCTGGCCCGCGGCAACCGGCAGGTTCCCGAGGTGGCGTACGCGGTCTGTGACCGAATCGGATTGTCCACCAAAGACATTGATCTGATGGTCACCAATCAACCGAACAGGGCGTTTCTGCGCAACTGGCGTGACGCGCTCGAGTTGCCACCGGAACGGCACCGGGACACCTTTGAGGAGTGCGGCAACCTGTTCGGCGCCGGGATCCCGATCAATCTGGATCGCGCGATATCCGACGGCCAGCTCAAGTCCGGTGATGTGGTGCTGATGGCGGGCTTCGCCCACGCCGGCGACTTCGCCGGTGCGGCGGCGGTGCGCTGGGGCGGTCGAGCCTGA